The region CTGGGTTAAGACAGCTAATAATCCAAGCGTTGGGCTGGCTGCAGGTTTGTCGACAAATCATAATTATATATATCCAAGAACATATCATGGGAAAAAGATTACTAAAATTGCTGAGCTTCAACCAACTTTTCATACCAAAAATTATGGTGCTCTAATTCATGCTGTAGACCGTATTACGCCTGACTATACACCGATTAAACATTACTCATCGAGTACGAACTATTACGCGATTTATAAGAAGAGAGTAGTGTTACCTAAAAATAAATTTGAACATTCGGTAAAAGCTGGAGGAACTATTCAGTTGAAATGGGAAGAGCAACATAGACAGAAGATTAATGTGCCGGTCGTTGCTTATAAAAATTCTCAGGTAAGATTGAATGGACAAATCCTCAATAAGGAAGATTATAAAACCTCCTCAATTGGCACAATTAAAATTCACGGGAAAAAAGGTATTAATAAAGTGGATGTGAGCTATCAACCATCTACAGGAATCAAAGTGGGAATTGCGGTAGCTACATTTAGTTGGCTATGCACGATTCTTGGTTTTGGAGTGGTTATATTGAGAAAACATAGGTAATTTTTTTGAAGAAAATAATGAAAACGTGCGAATTTATTTAAAGAAGCATGTTTTCCATTACATAGATTTATAATCTAGTATCAACGGATGCTGTATTTGATTCGGCTAATCAGTAAGGGAGTAACTAATGATATTTAAAAATAAAATACATCCAATCTGGGTATTATTTTTAGTTGCGATTTTAATTGTATTACCAATTTACTTTAATAATACGGGAATGGCTTTTGGTGATACATACTTTCACTATAATCGTATCTATGAGGCCGCACAGCAGATTAGACATAATAACTTTAGTTTTATTAACTTGTATTCTTTTCAGCAGTCAGGAAGAGTAGTTAATCAGGTTTATAGTCCACTTTTAACATATTTTTTTGGTGGGATTTTATTACTTGTAGGTAACTGGTTTAGATTTCAAGTGATTTCAATTATCGTAGTATGCCTTTTAGCAGGAATTTTTACATACTATGGAGCTCGACGATTAGAATTAACAGCAAAGACATCATTAATAGTTGCCATTATGTATATGTCTTCATTCTCAATCTTTAATTTTATCTATAGTACAAGTTGGCGTGGCGTGGCTGCAATGTTCATTCCACTTCTGGTAGGACCAATTTTAGACCTCTATCGGGGTGATTGGACTTGGAAATCAATGTTCTTCCTAAGCATTGCTATAAGTTTAATTACACAGGCACAAATTTTGGCAGTTACACTGATTTTACCTATTTTGGTTCCTTTTTTTGTGATTGGATTGATTAAATCGACTCATAAATGGCGAGGGGTGGGATTCTTAAGTGCAGCGGTTGTGATGGCGGTGGTTTTAAACCTAAACGTAGTGTTACCGTATGTAGAACTTATTAAGGGGAATACAATCTTACCACCAGCAAACTTCCCATTAATGGAAGGTGTCACTAATATTTTGGTTCCCTTTTATGATGCCGCCCCCCTCAGCAACGTTGTGATAAGCATACTTTTCTTTATGAGTTTTGCGGGTTTGATCTTGTTTTGGAGCCGATTAGGGAATTTCTCAAAATTAGTATCGATTATAGGTATGGTATACATGGTTTTAGGAACCAGTTTAATACCATGGAGCGCTGTTGAAACAAGCGTCCCAGCGTTAGGTAATTTTTTACAGTTGCCACGGAGATTTATCATTGTTGGGCTACTTTTTTTGGTTTTAGGAGCGGTCTTAATTTTAAGAGATTTGGTAGAAAGCAGTATGCACAAAGTTTCTTTTACAATAGTCGATTTTATGCTAACTGTTTTCACAATTGCTTCTGTTACCTCACTTATGGTTACAATTAACGACTGGAATTCGCAAAGTAGAAGTAATAGTGCGGGTTTGGCAAGCGGATTAGCAACGGAGAAAGTAAACGTGTTCGCGCATAAACTTGATGGTAAAAAAATCAGTAAAATTATTGAACTACAACCAGCTTTTCATAGTGCAAATACTGGAAAATTAATTCATGCAGTTGACCGAGTAACACCTGATTACACTCCGATTCAGAAATATTCAAATAAGATTGATTACTATCAACTGTATGTTAATTATGTTATTAAGCCTAAAAATAAATTTAAGCATACAGTTAAAAAAGACGGGGTCATGGAGTTAACCTGGAATGACTCAAAAGCTAAAACCCAAGACGTACCTGTTGTAGCATATAAAAATACTCAAATTAAATTTAATGGCAAAGTTTTAAAGCATAATCATCTTAAACAGACGGCAATTGGTTCTTTACTACTTAAAAGCCAAAAGGGCTTAAATAGACTACAAATATCATACGTTCCTAATAAATTAACGTTAGTAGGTACCGCAGTGGCTTTATTTGGTTGGATAATTGCTGGAATAGTTTCCATTTTTTACTTAATACGGAAGAGGTATAATAAATTTGGATGAACAATAAAAAAAACAATTGCTGTAGAGTGCGAGAATAGGCCAAGCATTTTCGCTTAAAAGTGAAGTGTGCTCAAAGGAATGAACGACGTATCAAGATCTAATTTTTGAAATAGTTAATACGCTTACCACTTCTTAACTTATATCTTGTTTCCACAATAAAGAAGGATTTAAATGACGAAGACGATACTATTAGTTGAAGATGAGAAAGCATTAGCTGATTCTTTGAGGGAAGAATTTCAATTTGAAGACTATCAAGTGTTAACCACATTTGATGGTATATCTGCGGTAGATTGTTTCAAAAATAATCAAGCTCAAATTGACTTGATTATTTTAGATTGGATGCTACCTGAGCTTGACGGACTTGGTGTACTCAGAAGAATAAGGCGAGAAAGCGACGTACCAATTATCATGTTAACTGCGAGAGACTATGTGGGTGATAAAGTAGCTGGGTTAACTGGTGGTGCGGATGATTATATTACTAAACCGTTTGATATCGAAGAACTGTTAGCCAGAATGGACGTGGTTTTGAGGAGATCACGTAAATTTCAGGATTCTGAGCGGAATGATTTATTAGTTTTAGACAATTTGAGGGTTGATGTGAAAAATCAGCAGGTAACTAGAAATGAAAAAGATATTCAACTAACACAACGTGAATTTCATTTACTCACGGAGTTATTAAAACAATCTGGTAAAATCCTTTCTAGGGACGAATTATTGGATGCGGTTTGGGGAATTGACTTTACTGGACAACCTAATGTTGTTGATGTTTACATTCGTTATCTAAGAAATAAAATAGATCGTATTCCTGGAGAAAATGCGTTGATTCACACCGTTCGAGGTAGAGGCTATAAAATTTCAAAGTGAGAAATAATGTTAAAATTTAAACGAAGTAATCAAACGGATAGCACGACAATCATAATGAGGAGCATGATTGTTTTAGTCGTGGTTATTACGTTGTTATCGGGTGTGCTAACAGTTGTCGCAATCGGGCACGAGTTACTAGAAACTAGTAATATTAATTCGAACAGAATTATTAATAGCTTAAAAAAAACGGTTATTGATGGTGACAATGATTGGCAAAATTGGCGAAAAAATAGCACATTGGATACGTCTTCAACCTACGTACATGTGTACAATTTTCGAAAGGATGCGCATACTAAAAACTATTTTTCGCCGAATACATACAAATTATTAGCTTCAAAGCCGAAAAAAATCCCACTAGTAAAAGGTGTGATTTATTCAAAGAAATTCGGACTTTTATACTATAGTTCCGGACATGCTAAGGGAATTGATTATGAATTATGGGTCGATTTAGAAAGTCAGCTTAACCTTTTAGAACGAATAATTTTAGTGACGTTCATTGTTCTTATCTTGATTTTGTTGATCAGTCCCATGTATATTAGGATAATTGTCAAAAGGTTAATGGCTCCGCTGATTGGGTTAACTGATAAAATACAGGATATTTCTCAGGATCAGAGCGAACATGCAGTAAGATTAGAGGTTCCGGGAAAACCCACGGAAGTGACAAACTTAACAAAGAGTTTTAATGAACTATTAGAGCAACTAGATTTAAAATCACAAAAAGAAAAGACTTTTATGTTAAATGCTGCACACGAATTAAGGACTCCCATTGCAACCATTAGGAGTCATGCACAGTTGATAAGGCGTAGGGGAGAAGGACATCCTGAAATTATTAGTAAATCCATTAATTATATTGACGAAGAAACCTACCAAATGCAATTTTTAGTCGACCAACTTTTGCTTTACGCTCGTGCTGAAAATCAGGCTATTCAGATAAAAAAATATAATTTATCCAAATCAGTTGAAGAATTTGTGAGTAAGTTTAATAAGGAAATTTCTCAGACGATTTTTCTCGAGTTGGACAATCATGTTTTTGTATCCGCAGATGAAGGCAATGTAAATCAAATTTTAAAAAATTTACTTTCAAATGCAAGTAAATATTCGGCCGATAATTCGAATATCTTAGTTACTATAAAAAAAGAAGGCTCACATGTGGTTTTGGAAGTCCAAGACCATGGAAGTGGGATTGAAAAAAAGGATCAGGATCATATTTTTGAAAGGTTTTATAGAGGTGGAAAAGTACGTGGTAATATTCCTGGTACCGGTTTAGGGCTTGCAATTTCTGAAAAATTGGCGGAGTTAAACCGTATCACATTGAATGTAAAACAGAGTGGAACAAATGGAACTACATTCGTAATTATTTTTAATGAGATTAGTTAAATGCTTTATTAATTACGATAAATAACCACTAAGCCAGTTTTTAGCGAAAATCAGGCATGAGTAACTGAATTTTATACCAGTCGCTTGTTACCTGATTTTTTATATGGATAATTTAATTATTATAAAATCTCATTTAACGTTTATTTATCACTACTTTTTTTACTTTCAAAATAACAGTAAAATCAAAATGATAAAATATAAATGAGGAAAAAGTATGGAAAAATCATATAAGTTGAATTATAAGAATACTCTATGGATAATCATAACTATAATCTCAATTGGACTCTTTATAGGAATGATGTTGGCAGTGATGCAAGATAGAAATAATATTAATTCTTATGATCTTGTTGCCTTTAGAATTTTTAAAGGATTCATTACATCTACTAATACATCTTTTTTCTCAGTGGTTTCTTTTTTTGGAAGTCCGGAAATTACGTTTTCTTTAGTAATTATTGTTTGTGTACTACTTTGGTTCGAAAATAAAAAATGGTTAGCGTTTAAAATATTTTTGTTGCAATTTTCAGGGGATATGTTGGTTTATATGATAAAGAATATCGTTAGGCGTCCCAGACCAGGAGGACAAATTATTATCGATACTGGTTTTAGTTTCCCAAGTGGCCATATGTTTAGCACCAGCTTGCTGGGGTTAGCTATAGTGATTTTATTATTGCCAGTAATGAAATCTAATAAGAAAAAATTTCTGAGTTATATTTTAATATTCATATGGATGGCGTTAGTTGGAATATCAAGAGTTTATTTAAAGGATCATTATTTTTCTGATGTACTTGCGAGCTTGTTTTTATCAATCGGATATATAGGAATATTTGATTTTATGTTTAATTGTATAAGAAATAAGTTTAAAATAAATGTTTTCGGGGGAATTTAAAAATGGAGAAATTAACCGTAGTTGTTCCTGCATTCAATGAGGAAGAAGTACTACACGACAGTATAAAAAGATTAAATGATATAGAAGCAGAACTAATTAATGATTTATCAATCGACTACCTGTCAGATATTTTAATTGTTGACGATGGTTCTACGGATAAGACATGGCACATCATTGAAGAGGAACATCGTAATAATCCGCGGATTAAGGGAATTAAGTTTAGTCGTAATTTTGGACATCAAAATGCTTTATTGGCTGGCATGCGACAAGCTATTGAAACGGCTGATATTGTGGTAACAATCGATGCAGATTTACAAGATGACCCTAATGCCATTAAGAAAATGGTTGAATTACATCAAAAAGGTAACCAAATCGTATATGGTGTCCGTAACAATCGAGATACTGATACATGGTTTAAACGAAATTCAGCACAGCTTTTCTATAAACTACTGAATATGATTGGTGTACAACTAATTATAAATCATGCGGATTTTAGATTAATGGCAAAGCCGGCTGTTGAAGCCTTGTTAGAGTATAAAGAACGTAATCTATTTTTACGTGGCGTTATACCTATGTTGGGATTTGAGTCAGAACGGGTATACTACAAACGAACAGCACGTACAGCTGGGACATCTAAATATCCCTTAAAGAAGATGTTGTCATTTGCTTGGGAAGGGATTACATCGCTCACAATAGCGCCTGTCCGTTTGATATTGTATCTAGGTGCTTTGGTTAGCCTTTTTGGAATAGGAATGTTTATCTACACTGTAGTCGAAAAACTATCAGGTTCCACTGTTCACGGCTGGTCGTCACTAATGATTTCAATTTGGATATTAGGCGGATTCCAGATGATGAGTTTAGGAATCGTTGGTGAATACATAGGAAAAGTAACCACTGAGGTTAAACGTAGACCACGATATACGGTTGAAAAGGTTTTAAGGTGATAACGGATGAGGCCGACAGCTAAAATAGAAAATATCTTTCCGGCGATATTGATTCTTTTTATGATAATTGGAATCGTTAGCAATTTAGGTACTGATGGTAAATTTTTGGTAAGTACCTCAATCTTGGCATTAGCGGTGATACTATTAATTACTGGCATTAAATTAAAACCAGTTTTGGAAAATATATCGAAGCCAAATTTAAAAAAAATTATCATAGTAGGATTGATAATTATTTTTGTCGTGCAAATCTTAGTGTTGAAATTTTTACCTGCAACAGTGTTTCATGATCCGTTTAGGGTCTTATCACAAGCCGAAACATTAAGTATAGGTAATCATAGTTGGAGTAACTCAACTTATTTCTGGCGCTATCCTAATAATGTTTCGATTGCGTTTCTACTTTCTAAATGGATTGAACTTACTAACTTGTTCAACATCTCGACTAATTTATCAGTTAATATGCTTTCAATAATTTTCTTGGATACTTTTATATTGTTAACTATAAGATTTGTCGAGAGAATTAGTAAAAGTAGTTTTGGACCAATAGTCCTTCTAAGTTTTTTTGTAGTTAGTCCGTTTGCTTATACATACTATTTGCAAGTGTTTTATTCTGATTTGCCTAGTATGTTGGCGCTTCTAATAACTTTCGTGATTTTATATGGGTGGAAGAATTATTCGACACAACTTAAGGTTGTTCAAGGAATATTGTTAACAATTATCATAGCCGTTGGACAATTGTTAAAGCCAACTTTGATTTTTGTCCTAATAGCAATTTTATTGGTTGTGATATTACGTGGAATAAGTAAAAATTTACGTGAGTCCATAAAAAAAATAGCAGTTCCGCTGGTGTTGATTACTTTGGGGATTGGAATAGCTTTTCCAGCTTCTAAGTTAATTGAGCAACAGATAAATTTTCATCAAAATTCAAAATATCAATTGCCTATGGAACACTGGGTGTGGATGAGTTACAGTCCTCAAGGTAATGGCGAATATGTCGGAAATGATGTAGAAACAATGATGAAAATGAACTCCATCGAACAAAGGAAAACCTATCTAAAAACGGCTTTACCAAAGCGAATCGAACGGTTAGGTGTGGCGAAAGTTATTCAGCGATGGGTTACAAAGGCGGGTATTTTTTTGAATGTTAGTGGCATCCAAATAGCTTACACGGGTGGATATATCAATGCTTCTCATGGTTATCAAGTAATTGCACCGATACTTAGTTTGGTTGGGAAAGTTATAATGCAGTCGGGCTTTATCTTATTATATTTAATTGTCATAGTTAAAAGCCTTCGAATAATAAAAATGAAGGAAAAACTGAATATAAAAGCAGAAATAGCCTTGATTCTTGCACTTGGATATTTAGCTTTTCATACACTGGTATGGGAATCAGAAAACAGGTATGGGCAAGTAATAATTCCAATGTTGATATTGATTGCTTCACTAAGGTTGCCCCCCCTGATGGAGGTTGCCCAAGTTAAAAGTGTAAAAAATAAATGGTTAAATATTGGATTAATCAGTAGTGTAGTAGTTTTTGCTGGAACGATTGGAACCTTTTTAGCTACCAAAAGTGGGGAAAGCACCACACTAATTGTTGCGGCGCAAAGAAGTCAGCTGTCCTCACAGTATGGAGCCAAAAAAACCATAATTAGTGCACATAGTAGCGTTAATCAGAAAGTAAATCTTAATTATAATAGCAGTCGCTTTTCTGTTTTAACACCTTATAAGGCTAAGTTTAAATTGTATTTAGTGAATCTTGATACAAATAAAAAGATAAAGTTAAAAAATGGAAGTGAGTTTGCCTATTATGAGGGGGCATTGCAACGGGGACATTATCAGATAATTGTTGAGAATCCCAGTTCTAAGGACCAATCAATGTCAATAACTGTGATGCAAGATTATAAATTGGCACCTTATGGAATCAAAATAGGTAATACTGAATATAAGCATTCGTCACTAGTTTATACAGCAACTAGGATAAATTAATTAATATTTATTTAAAACGCCGAAGGATGAAACTCATCTTCAGCGTTTTTATTTTCTAGCTAGAGGGTAGTGTACGAGAATCTTGACTTTTATATACAAAACCAGCTTAACTTGACGAGCTAGCAGCCCTCATAAGCAAAGCGGCTTGTTTCACTCTCTATCTGAAATGAGTTGCGCAAGCCAGCTTCTTCCGGTTAACCTAAAAAGGAGACCATGACCAAACCCGTCATAATCTCCCTTTTCTGTTAATCCTCACAAGCAAAACGGCTTGTTTCACTCTCTATTTTATTTCATCCTTTTTCGTTGTGTTCGTTTATCGCTTGTTTGTTTTTCAAGGCGATCTACTTTTGCATTTAAATCATCGATTTTGCGAATCAATGTACTCATATCAGCTTCTTGGATATCACTGGTTGCTGAAGTGAAGAATCCAGTTATTGTACTTGTTAATAAACCAATAAAGCCAATACCACCAAACATTAAGAACGCTGCAATTATCTTTCCAATAGGGGTTTTAGGCGATATATCACCATAACCAACGGTAGTGGCGGTAGTAATTGCCCACCAGAGTGCTGAGGATAGGGGAATTCGTTCAACAATTGAATACATTAAAGCACTGAAAGCCAAGATTACAATACTGACCGTGAACAAATTTAAGAATCCGGTATCATAAATGAAACGATGTACCTCGCTTGAAAATCTTCCATCGAGCCCCAAACGCCATAGTAAATGATGGGAGCGAATAATTCTAATAACTCTGGCAATTCGGAAGATAGCAAATATAGGATGAAGAGGTACTAAACCAAGTAAATCAAACGAATTTTGAACAAGAAAATTGATTTTATTTTTTGCGAATCCAAATCGTAAGGCATAATCAAGCGCAAAAATAGCTAGAATGCTATCTAAAAATTTGATTACACGCGGATCGGATAGCGATATAGTTTTTGTTAAAAAGCCAGTCAGCACCGTAAAAATTGAAATTAAAGCGAGAATTGCAAATGAAAAGTCATATATATTTATAAGAAGCCTTTTTTTTGAAGTCATATTATCTTCCTAACTCTATAGTTATTCTTATTTTAACCTTTTTTTAAAACGTGTAAATACTGTGAATTAGTCTTTGAATTAGTTTAACATCTGATATTTTTGGTATGATTAGTTCATTAGTTAATTGGAGGTTAGGACATGAAAAAGATTTTAGCTTTGCATACTGGTGGAACGATTTCAATGTCAGCAAGCAATGGATCGGTTAGTACGAACGAAGAAAATCCTCTTTTGGATAGTCAGTTTATTAGCGATAATATTGAACTTGTTAATGAGGTGATTTTAAATAAACCATCTGAACACATTACTCCAGATGACATGTTAATATTAAAAAAGAGGGTTCAAGAGGCAGAACAAAACCGAGAATGTGATGGAATCGTTATCACTCATGGAACGGACACTCTTGAAGAGACGGCCTACTTTTTGGATTTGACGGTTCCAAATACAATTCCAATCGTTGTAACGGGAGCTATGAGGTCTTCAAACGAATTGGGCTCTGATGGTGTTTATAACTTTCAAAGTGCCATTTTAACAGCCGCTTCTGATGAGGCCTCTGACAAAGGTGTTCTGGTGGTCATGAATGATGAGATTCATACAGCACGCTATGTGACCAAAACACATACAACCAATGTAAATACTTTCAGAACACCAACTTTTGGACCGATTGGAATTGTATATAAGCGTGATATTAGATTCTTTCAAGCATTGATTAAGCAACAGTCATGTGACATCCATTCTCTTGAGAAGGGTGTGCTTTTAATTAAGGCTTATGCGGGGCTTCCTGGCGAAATATTTGAGGCAATTAACCGTCCTAGCACAAAAGGTGTGGTAGTTGAGGGACTTGGGGCTGGAAATCTGCCAACCGAAGTCGTACAACCAATTCAAGATTTACTTGACAATGGAATTCCAGTTATTATGGTTTCGAGATGTTATAACGGTGTGGCGGAGCCTATTTATGACTACCCAGGTGGCGGAATTGACCTTGAACGGATGGGTGTGATTTTCTGCCAAGGGTTGAATGGACCAAAAGCACGATTAAAACTTCAGATTGGTGTTAGTGCGCATATGGATCAAGAAGGATTAGCAAGATACATGCGAGATGCAGTTTCATAGAAAAAAACAAGTGTATAATTAACCCAATCAGATTTGAAAGGTGGAATAGTTTATGGCAACTTCTTTAAAAGACGATTTTTACGAGGCGGTTAACGGTGATTGGATTGCTCAGGCGACCATTCCAAGTGACCATTCATCAACTGGAGGTTTTATGGATTTGGTTGACGGGGTTGATGAAAAGTTAATGAATGATTTTAAGCAAATGCAGTCCGGGAAGCTTAAAGTGGAAACGCCAGAATTGATGGAGTTCTTAAAGTTCTTTCGTTTAGCAGCGGATTTTAAACAGCGTGATGCTGATGGGGTGGCACCACTATTACCCTTCTTGAAAAGGATTGAATCGCTTAACAATTGGACAGATTTGAATGAGCAAATCATTGAGTTAAGTCTTGATGGCTTTGATGTTCCATTAGACTTAGGAGTTGAACCCGATTTGAAGGGCGATGGGGCTAACAAAAAGAATGTTTTGTGGGCAGGTGGTCTGAGTTTGATTCTTCCTGATAAAACGTATTATGAAGATACTAATCCAGCTGGTAAGCAGTTAATGGATGTGTTTACTCAAATGATGATTGCCTTATTTGAAAAATTGGGCAAAACAACTGATGAAGCAACTTTGATTGTGGAAGCAGCAAAACGCTTTGATGCTAGTTTTGCACCTTATCGTAAGAATTCTGAAGAGCTAAG is a window of Pediococcus claussenii ATCC BAA-344 DNA encoding:
- a CDS encoding response regulator transcription factor, whose protein sequence is MTKTILLVEDEKALADSLREEFQFEDYQVLTTFDGISAVDCFKNNQAQIDLIILDWMLPELDGLGVLRRIRRESDVPIIMLTARDYVGDKVAGLTGGADDYITKPFDIEELLARMDVVLRRSRKFQDSERNDLLVLDNLRVDVKNQQVTRNEKDIQLTQREFHLLTELLKQSGKILSRDELLDAVWGIDFTGQPNVVDVYIRYLRNKIDRIPGENALIHTVRGRGYKISK
- a CDS encoding sensor histidine kinase; the protein is MLKFKRSNQTDSTTIIMRSMIVLVVVITLLSGVLTVVAIGHELLETSNINSNRIINSLKKTVIDGDNDWQNWRKNSTLDTSSTYVHVYNFRKDAHTKNYFSPNTYKLLASKPKKIPLVKGVIYSKKFGLLYYSSGHAKGIDYELWVDLESQLNLLERIILVTFIVLILILLISPMYIRIIVKRLMAPLIGLTDKIQDISQDQSEHAVRLEVPGKPTEVTNLTKSFNELLEQLDLKSQKEKTFMLNAAHELRTPIATIRSHAQLIRRRGEGHPEIISKSINYIDEETYQMQFLVDQLLLYARAENQAIQIKKYNLSKSVEEFVSKFNKEISQTIFLELDNHVFVSADEGNVNQILKNLLSNASKYSADNSNILVTIKKEGSHVVLEVQDHGSGIEKKDQDHIFERFYRGGKVRGNIPGTGLGLAISEKLAELNRITLNVKQSGTNGTTFVIIFNEIS
- a CDS encoding phosphatase PAP2 family protein, with the protein product MEKSYKLNYKNTLWIIITIISIGLFIGMMLAVMQDRNNINSYDLVAFRIFKGFITSTNTSFFSVVSFFGSPEITFSLVIIVCVLLWFENKKWLAFKIFLLQFSGDMLVYMIKNIVRRPRPGGQIIIDTGFSFPSGHMFSTSLLGLAIVILLLPVMKSNKKKFLSYILIFIWMALVGISRVYLKDHYFSDVLASLFLSIGYIGIFDFMFNCIRNKFKINVFGGI
- a CDS encoding glycosyltransferase family 2 protein; amino-acid sequence: MEKLTVVVPAFNEEEVLHDSIKRLNDIEAELINDLSIDYLSDILIVDDGSTDKTWHIIEEEHRNNPRIKGIKFSRNFGHQNALLAGMRQAIETADIVVTIDADLQDDPNAIKKMVELHQKGNQIVYGVRNNRDTDTWFKRNSAQLFYKLLNMIGVQLIINHADFRLMAKPAVEALLEYKERNLFLRGVIPMLGFESERVYYKRTARTAGTSKYPLKKMLSFAWEGITSLTIAPVRLILYLGALVSLFGIGMFIYTVVEKLSGSTVHGWSSLMISIWILGGFQMMSLGIVGEYIGKVTTEVKRRPRYTVEKVLR
- a CDS encoding potassium channel family protein — protein: MTSKKRLLINIYDFSFAILALISIFTVLTGFLTKTISLSDPRVIKFLDSILAIFALDYALRFGFAKNKINFLVQNSFDLLGLVPLHPIFAIFRIARVIRIIRSHHLLWRLGLDGRFSSEVHRFIYDTGFLNLFTVSIVILAFSALMYSIVERIPLSSALWWAITTATTVGYGDISPKTPIGKIIAAFLMFGGIGFIGLLTSTITGFFTSATSDIQEADMSTLIRKIDDLNAKVDRLEKQTSDKRTQRKRMK
- a CDS encoding asparaginase, whose protein sequence is MKKILALHTGGTISMSASNGSVSTNEENPLLDSQFISDNIELVNEVILNKPSEHITPDDMLILKKRVQEAEQNRECDGIVITHGTDTLEETAYFLDLTVPNTIPIVVTGAMRSSNELGSDGVYNFQSAILTAASDEASDKGVLVVMNDEIHTARYVTKTHTTNVNTFRTPTFGPIGIVYKRDIRFFQALIKQQSCDIHSLEKGVLLIKAYAGLPGEIFEAINRPSTKGVVVEGLGAGNLPTEVVQPIQDLLDNGIPVIMVSRCYNGVAEPIYDYPGGGIDLERMGVIFCQGLNGPKARLKLQIGVSAHMDQEGLARYMRDAVS